A genomic window from Triplophysa dalaica isolate WHDGS20190420 chromosome 24, ASM1584641v1, whole genome shotgun sequence includes:
- the bbs4 gene encoding Bardet-Biedl syndrome 4 protein isoform X1, with protein MADDTAKTDVQIPVNTDVKKPRPKKAPELPILERRNWLIHLHYIRKDYDTCKAVIKEQLHDTQGMCEYAVYVQALIMRLEGKIQDSLELFQSCAILNPKSSDNLKQVARSLFLLGKHKAAIEVYNEAGRLNQKDWEINHNLGVCYIYIRDFKNAEERLNAALQQNKHDLTFMMLGKMHLLQADTEKAIEVYKSAVEFSPENTELLGTLGLLYMQLGKYQKAFEHLGNALTYDPNNFKAILAAGSMMQAHGDYDVAMNKYRVAAHAVPESPPLWNNIGMCFFGKKKYVAAISCLKRANYLSPFDWKILYNLGLVHLTMQQYASAFHFLSAAVNLRPRMSELYMLLAVTLTNLDDAENARRSYEQAVQTDESEPLVNLNFAVFLYNQDDKKAALLQYQEMERKVNAQVENNSNVEFDPEMVEMAQKMATALQVAETVYWSKVAKDCKIAQRSSSNKASSSQQPLGTNQTLGQAMSSAAGYSKNIHNTAEAEVNVENAPSPLTDPPDDDDDHDVDETPETGKLKEKKKRKVKAVAE; from the exons ATGGCGGACGATACGGCGAAAACG GATGTGCAGATTCCTGTAAACACAGACGTCAAGAAACCTCGACCAAAGAAAG CTCCTGAACTTCCAATCCTGGAGAGGAGAAACTGGCTCATTCATCTGCATTACATCCGTAAAGATTATGACACCTGTAAG GCCGTTATTAAAGAACAGCTTCATGACACTCAAGGCATGTGTGAATACGCCGTGTACGTCCAAG ctcTGATCATGCGGTTAGAAGGGAAGATTCAGGATTCTCTGGAGTTGTTTCAGAGCTGTGCCATTCTGAATCCCAAAAGCTCGGACAACCTGAAGCAAGTGGCACGATCCCT ttttcttttaGGGAAACACAAAGCTGCGATTGAGGTTTATAATGAAGCTGGTCGTCTGAATCAGAAGGACTGG GAGATCAATCACAATCTGGGTGTTTGTTACATCTACATCAGAGACTTCAAGAAC GCAGAAGAGAGATTAAATGCAGCGTTACAGCAAAACAAACACGATCTGACCTTCATGATGCTGGGAAAAATGCACTTACTGCAGGCCGACACTGAGAAAGCCATCGAGGTGTACAAGAGCGCTGTGGA atTTTCTCCTGAGAACACAGAGCTGTTAGGCACACTGGGGCTTCTGTACATGCAG CTCGGCAAATATCAGAAAGCCTTTGAGCACCTGGGGAACGCTCTGACGTACGACCCCAATAACTTCAAG GCCATCCTGGCAGCCGGCAGCATGATGCAGGCACATGGAGATTATGACGTGGCCATGAATAAATATCGTGTGGCGGCACACGCAGTCCCAGAGAGTCCACCGCTCTGGAATAACATTGGAATGTGCTTCTTTGGCAAAAAGAAATATGTGGCC GCCATCAGCTGTCTGAAGAGGGCCAACTATCTCTCTCCGTTCGACTGGAAGATTCTCTATAATCTGGGTTTGGTTCATTTGACCATGCAGCAGTATGCATCAGCTTTTCACTTTCTGAGCGCCGCCGTCAATCTGCGGCCACGCATGAGCGAGCTCTACATGCTGCTGGCAG TCACCCTGACCAACCTGGACGATGCTGAAAACGCCCGGCGGTCTTACGAGCAGGCCGTTCAGACGGATGA GTCAGAGCCACTGGTGAACCTGAACTTTGCCGTGTTCTTGTATAACCAGGACGATAAGAAGGCGGCGCTCCTGCAGTACCAAGAAATGGAGAGGAAAGTCAACGCTCAGGTGGAAAATAACAGCAACGTCGAGTTCGACCCGGAG ATGGTTGAAATGGCCCAGAAGATGGCGACGGCTCTACAGGTCGCTGAGACTGTATACTGGAGCAAAGTGGCTAAAGACTGTAAAATCGCTCAACGGTCCTCATCCAATAAAGCCAGCAGCTCCCAGCAGCCCCTGGGCACAAACCAGACTCTGGGTCAGGCCATGTCTTCAGCCGCAGGCTACAGCAAAAACATTCACAACACCGCCG AGGCTGAGGTGAATGTGGAGAACGCCCCCTCACCCCTCACAGATCCtcctgatgatgatgatgatcatgATGTGGACGAGACGCCCGAAACAGGAAAACTcaaagagaagaagaagagaaaagTCAAAGCCGTGGCTGAATAG
- the bbs4 gene encoding Bardet-Biedl syndrome 4 protein isoform X2: protein MADDTAKTDVQIPVNTDVKKPRPKKAPELPILERRNWLIHLHYIRKDYDTCKAVIKEQLHDTQGMCEYAVYVQALIMRLEGKIQDSLELFQSCAILNPKSSDNLKQVARSLFLLGKHKAAIEVYNEAGRLNQKDWEINHNLGVCYIYIRDFKNAEERLNAALQQNKHDLTFMMLGKMHLLQADTEKAIEVYKSAVEFSPENTELLGTLGLLYMQLGKYQKAFEHLGNALTYDPNNFKAILAAGSMMQAHGDYDVAMNKYRVAAHAVPESPPLWNNIGMCFFGKKKYVAAISCLKRANYLSPFDWKILYNLGLVHLTMQQYASAFHFLSAAVNLRPRMSELYMLLAVTLTNLDDAENARRSYEQAVQTDETIRRRRSCSTKKWRGKSTLRWKITATSSSTRRWLKWPRRWRRLYRSLRLYTGAKWLKTVKSLNGPHPIKPAAPSSPWAQTRLWVRPCLQPQATAKTFTTPPRLR from the exons ATGGCGGACGATACGGCGAAAACG GATGTGCAGATTCCTGTAAACACAGACGTCAAGAAACCTCGACCAAAGAAAG CTCCTGAACTTCCAATCCTGGAGAGGAGAAACTGGCTCATTCATCTGCATTACATCCGTAAAGATTATGACACCTGTAAG GCCGTTATTAAAGAACAGCTTCATGACACTCAAGGCATGTGTGAATACGCCGTGTACGTCCAAG ctcTGATCATGCGGTTAGAAGGGAAGATTCAGGATTCTCTGGAGTTGTTTCAGAGCTGTGCCATTCTGAATCCCAAAAGCTCGGACAACCTGAAGCAAGTGGCACGATCCCT ttttcttttaGGGAAACACAAAGCTGCGATTGAGGTTTATAATGAAGCTGGTCGTCTGAATCAGAAGGACTGG GAGATCAATCACAATCTGGGTGTTTGTTACATCTACATCAGAGACTTCAAGAAC GCAGAAGAGAGATTAAATGCAGCGTTACAGCAAAACAAACACGATCTGACCTTCATGATGCTGGGAAAAATGCACTTACTGCAGGCCGACACTGAGAAAGCCATCGAGGTGTACAAGAGCGCTGTGGA atTTTCTCCTGAGAACACAGAGCTGTTAGGCACACTGGGGCTTCTGTACATGCAG CTCGGCAAATATCAGAAAGCCTTTGAGCACCTGGGGAACGCTCTGACGTACGACCCCAATAACTTCAAG GCCATCCTGGCAGCCGGCAGCATGATGCAGGCACATGGAGATTATGACGTGGCCATGAATAAATATCGTGTGGCGGCACACGCAGTCCCAGAGAGTCCACCGCTCTGGAATAACATTGGAATGTGCTTCTTTGGCAAAAAGAAATATGTGGCC GCCATCAGCTGTCTGAAGAGGGCCAACTATCTCTCTCCGTTCGACTGGAAGATTCTCTATAATCTGGGTTTGGTTCATTTGACCATGCAGCAGTATGCATCAGCTTTTCACTTTCTGAGCGCCGCCGTCAATCTGCGGCCACGCATGAGCGAGCTCTACATGCTGCTGGCAG TCACCCTGACCAACCTGGACGATGCTGAAAACGCCCGGCGGTCTTACGAGCAGGCCGTTCAGACGGATGA GACGATAAGAAGGCGGCGCTCCTGCAGTACCAAGAAATGGAGAGGAAAGTCAACGCTCAGGTGGAAAATAACAGCAACGTCGAGTTCGACCCGGAG ATGGTTGAAATGGCCCAGAAGATGGCGACGGCTCTACAGGTCGCTGAGACTGTATACTGGAGCAAAGTGGCTAAAGACTGTAAAATCGCTCAACGGTCCTCATCCAATAAAGCCAGCAGCTCCCAGCAGCCCCTGGGCACAAACCAGACTCTGGGTCAGGCCATGTCTTCAGCCGCAGGCTACAGCAAAAACATTCACAACACCGCCG AGGCTGAGGTGA
- the adpgk gene encoding ADP-dependent glucokinase isoform X1, giving the protein MWMKAVLVGLLALGMGYLYHTDPEIPTRVLNYVSESLPQMQLSGGPEPRPPALEEVIARGWQTLIAAPSRRWKKVAVGVNACVDVVVSGVGLLQALALEPTSGRDHEVLHSKEDLKDAFIHYLGKGAAAERFFSDKEVFHRIARAAAEYPGAQIYVGGNAALIAQKLASNPHLVVLLCGPVGPKLHELLDEQIVVPPESLQETDEYHLILEYKSGEQWGSSRAPQANRFILSHDISNGEMRALETFLSSLEEFNPDLVVLSGLHMMEGMGRDLWEKRLKEAVDVISDVRNEVPIHLELASMTDRDYMNQILLEQVMPIVNSIGLNEQELLFLTQSGGGPHADLTSWDGIPDVGRVSDILLWVLERHGRVDLESEADLTRIHFHTLAYHVLVTVDGHWANQVSAVAAGARVASAQACALQTVDVSKVVLKAPLHFYSSFKEPREHLMVDPSSPVTVWRRGNVSFHLTPVLVCKQPLRTVGLGDAISAEGLLFSEALL; this is encoded by the exons ATGTGGATGAAGGCCGTGCTGGTGGGGTTGTTGGCGTTGGGGATGGGCTATCTGTACCACACAGATCCAGAAATACCGACCCGTGTGCTGAATTACGTCAGCGAATCCCTGCCGCAGATGCAGCTGAGCGGTGGTCCCGAGCCCCGCCCACCAGCTCTGGAAGAGGTCATCGCACGCGGCTGGCAGACGCTGATCGCGGCTCCGTCCCGCCGCTGGAAGAAAGTGGCTGTGGG GGTGAACGCTTGTGTAGACGTGGTGGTCTCTGGGGTGGGACTGCTGCAGGCTTTAGCTTTGGAACCGACTTCTGGAAGAGATCAtgaggttcttcacagcaaagAGGACCTGAAAGACGCCTTCATCCACTACTTGGGGAAGGGCGCTGCCGCAGAGCGCTTCTTCTCAGATAAAGAGGTTTTTCATCGGATCGCGCGGGCGGCTGCAGAATATCCTGGTGCTCAG ATTTATGTGGGAGGAAACGCTGCTCTTATTGCTCAGAAACTGGCATCAAACCCTCATCTGGTG GTCCTGTTGTGTGGTCCAGTGGGGCCTAAACTTCATGAACTGTTGGATGAGCAGATTGTGGTTCCTCCAGAATCTCTTCAGGAGACGGACGAGTATCATCTCATCCTGGAGTATAAGTCAG GTGAACAGTGGGGTTCATCACGAGCCCCTCAGGCTAACCGCTTCATTCTGTCTCATGACATCTCTAATGGAGAAATGAGAGCTCTGGAGACATTTTTATCCAGTCTGGAAGAGTTTAATCCTGATCTAGTGGTTCTGTCTGGTCTGCATATGATGGAAGGAATGGGTCGAGATCTCTGGGAAAAACGCCTGAAAGAG GCGGTGGACGTGATCTCAGACGTCAGGAATGAGGTGCCCATCCACCTGGAGTTGGCCAGTATGACAGACCGAGATTACATGAACCAAATTCTGCTGGAG CAGGTCATGCCCATTGTGAACTCCATCGGTCTGAACGAACAGGAGCTGTTGTTTTTGACTCAGTCCGGAGGCGGTCCTCACGCTGACCTCACCTCCTGGGACGGGATTCCGGACGTGGGCCGCGTCAGCGACATCCTGCTGTGGGTCCTGGAGCGACACGGTCGGGTGGACCTGGAATCTGAGGCCGATCTGACCAGGATTCACTTCCACACGCTTGCGTATCACGTGTTGGTGACGGTGGACGGTCACTGGGCCAATCAGGTGTCGGCGGTGGCTGCGGGTGCTCGCGTGGCCAGCGCTCAAGCCTGCGCTCTACAGACGGTGGACGTGTCTAAAGTCGTCCTCAAAGCTCCCTTACACTTCTACAGCTCTTTCAAAGAACCCAGAGAACATCTGATGGTGGACCCGTCAAGCCCGGTGACCGTGTGGCGCAGAGGGAACGTCTCCTTCCATCTCACGCCAGTCCTGGTGTGCAAACAGCCGCTGAGGACTGTGGGATTGGGAGACGCCATATCTGCGGAGGGGCTTCTGTTCTCAGAGGCTCTTCTGTGA
- the adpgk gene encoding ADP-dependent glucokinase isoform X2 → MWMKAVLVGLLALGMGYLYHTDPEIPTRVLNYVSESLPQMQLSGGPEPRPPALEEVIARGWQTLIAAPSRRWKKVAVGVNACVDVVVSGVGLLQALALEPTSGRDHEVLHSKEDLKDAFIHYLGKGAAAERFFSDKEVFHRIARAAAEYPGAQIYVGGNAALIAQKLASNPHLVVLLCGPVGPKLHELLDEQIVVPPESLQETDEYHLILEYKSGEQWGSSRAPQANRFILSHDISNGEMRALETFLSSLEEFNPDLVVLSGLHMMEGMGRDLWEKRLKEAVDVISDVRNEVPIHLELASMTDRDYMNQILLEVMPIVNSIGLNEQELLFLTQSGGGPHADLTSWDGIPDVGRVSDILLWVLERHGRVDLESEADLTRIHFHTLAYHVLVTVDGHWANQVSAVAAGARVASAQACALQTVDVSKVVLKAPLHFYSSFKEPREHLMVDPSSPVTVWRRGNVSFHLTPVLVCKQPLRTVGLGDAISAEGLLFSEALL, encoded by the exons ATGTGGATGAAGGCCGTGCTGGTGGGGTTGTTGGCGTTGGGGATGGGCTATCTGTACCACACAGATCCAGAAATACCGACCCGTGTGCTGAATTACGTCAGCGAATCCCTGCCGCAGATGCAGCTGAGCGGTGGTCCCGAGCCCCGCCCACCAGCTCTGGAAGAGGTCATCGCACGCGGCTGGCAGACGCTGATCGCGGCTCCGTCCCGCCGCTGGAAGAAAGTGGCTGTGGG GGTGAACGCTTGTGTAGACGTGGTGGTCTCTGGGGTGGGACTGCTGCAGGCTTTAGCTTTGGAACCGACTTCTGGAAGAGATCAtgaggttcttcacagcaaagAGGACCTGAAAGACGCCTTCATCCACTACTTGGGGAAGGGCGCTGCCGCAGAGCGCTTCTTCTCAGATAAAGAGGTTTTTCATCGGATCGCGCGGGCGGCTGCAGAATATCCTGGTGCTCAG ATTTATGTGGGAGGAAACGCTGCTCTTATTGCTCAGAAACTGGCATCAAACCCTCATCTGGTG GTCCTGTTGTGTGGTCCAGTGGGGCCTAAACTTCATGAACTGTTGGATGAGCAGATTGTGGTTCCTCCAGAATCTCTTCAGGAGACGGACGAGTATCATCTCATCCTGGAGTATAAGTCAG GTGAACAGTGGGGTTCATCACGAGCCCCTCAGGCTAACCGCTTCATTCTGTCTCATGACATCTCTAATGGAGAAATGAGAGCTCTGGAGACATTTTTATCCAGTCTGGAAGAGTTTAATCCTGATCTAGTGGTTCTGTCTGGTCTGCATATGATGGAAGGAATGGGTCGAGATCTCTGGGAAAAACGCCTGAAAGAG GCGGTGGACGTGATCTCAGACGTCAGGAATGAGGTGCCCATCCACCTGGAGTTGGCCAGTATGACAGACCGAGATTACATGAACCAAATTCTGCTGGAG GTCATGCCCATTGTGAACTCCATCGGTCTGAACGAACAGGAGCTGTTGTTTTTGACTCAGTCCGGAGGCGGTCCTCACGCTGACCTCACCTCCTGGGACGGGATTCCGGACGTGGGCCGCGTCAGCGACATCCTGCTGTGGGTCCTGGAGCGACACGGTCGGGTGGACCTGGAATCTGAGGCCGATCTGACCAGGATTCACTTCCACACGCTTGCGTATCACGTGTTGGTGACGGTGGACGGTCACTGGGCCAATCAGGTGTCGGCGGTGGCTGCGGGTGCTCGCGTGGCCAGCGCTCAAGCCTGCGCTCTACAGACGGTGGACGTGTCTAAAGTCGTCCTCAAAGCTCCCTTACACTTCTACAGCTCTTTCAAAGAACCCAGAGAACATCTGATGGTGGACCCGTCAAGCCCGGTGACCGTGTGGCGCAGAGGGAACGTCTCCTTCCATCTCACGCCAGTCCTGGTGTGCAAACAGCCGCTGAGGACTGTGGGATTGGGAGACGCCATATCTGCGGAGGGGCTTCTGTTCTCAGAGGCTCTTCTGTGA